From the genome of Streptacidiphilus rugosus AM-16, one region includes:
- a CDS encoding serine/threonine-protein kinase, with product MDWIVPGYRHTRELGSGASGRVVLALHEETGTPVAVKYLGDDLRADPDFLAEFREEARLLGDLETPYVVRLYEYVEGPAGAAIVMELVDGIALRALLKQAGATGPEAALVVLKGSLLGLAAAHALGVVHRDYKPENVLVAADGSSKLVDFGIAVKTGDAGGIAGTPPYMAPEQWTGDPASPAADVYAATATFFECLTGSRPFPGVTFAELVVQHTTSPIPDELAPEGVRPLIRRGLAKHATDRPESAAAFVDELEAVAGAAYGPEWEERGRKKLAALAAALPLLFPSAGGGAPTSGTTALARTVLSSAPRRLPRKILVGTGTGIVLVGVLGGVALAGGNAGNPKITGGPTPVAVTSITPTGPVSVSPTASASPSASASPSTSASPSASPSPTAGHSASPPSGSTPTPTPTPTPTPTPTATPTPPAVLNVPNVLNLTVSAADAAIKAAGFNPNNVTVVPDCLTARQKIFTVHDQTPAGGSKAKPTAQFQLTATSNTCIAYPYVTGTDGGQAFKALVAAGFSSGNITMTSCSYGGVVTSESPAYARQYLLPDTKISLTLQCNIG from the coding sequence ATGGACTGGATCGTTCCGGGGTACCGACACACCCGGGAGCTGGGATCGGGCGCGAGCGGCCGCGTGGTGCTCGCGTTGCACGAGGAGACGGGCACGCCCGTCGCGGTGAAGTACCTGGGCGACGACCTGCGTGCCGATCCGGACTTCCTGGCGGAGTTCCGCGAGGAGGCCCGGCTGCTCGGCGACCTGGAGACGCCCTACGTGGTGCGGCTCTACGAGTACGTCGAGGGCCCGGCGGGCGCGGCGATCGTGATGGAGCTGGTCGACGGGATCGCGCTGCGCGCGCTGCTGAAGCAGGCGGGCGCGACGGGTCCGGAGGCGGCGCTGGTCGTGCTCAAGGGCTCGCTGCTGGGCCTGGCGGCGGCGCACGCGCTGGGCGTGGTGCACCGCGACTACAAGCCGGAGAACGTGCTGGTCGCGGCCGACGGTTCGTCCAAGCTGGTCGACTTCGGCATCGCGGTCAAGACCGGCGACGCGGGCGGCATCGCGGGCACCCCTCCGTACATGGCCCCCGAGCAGTGGACCGGCGACCCGGCCTCGCCCGCCGCGGACGTCTACGCGGCGACGGCGACCTTCTTCGAGTGCCTGACCGGCTCGCGTCCGTTCCCCGGCGTGACCTTCGCCGAGCTGGTCGTCCAGCACACGACCTCGCCGATCCCGGACGAGCTCGCCCCCGAGGGCGTGCGTCCGCTGATCCGCCGTGGCCTGGCCAAGCACGCGACCGACCGCCCGGAGAGCGCGGCGGCCTTCGTCGACGAGCTGGAGGCGGTCGCGGGCGCGGCCTACGGCCCGGAGTGGGAGGAGCGCGGCCGCAAGAAGCTGGCCGCGCTGGCGGCGGCGCTGCCGCTGCTCTTCCCCTCGGCCGGCGGCGGCGCGCCGACCAGCGGCACGACCGCGCTGGCGCGCACGGTGCTGTCGTCCGCGCCGAGGCGGCTGCCGCGGAAGATCCTGGTCGGCACCGGGACGGGCATCGTCCTGGTCGGCGTCCTCGGCGGGGTCGCCCTCGCGGGCGGCAACGCGGGCAACCCGAAGATCACCGGCGGCCCGACCCCGGTCGCGGTCACCTCGATCACCCCGACCGGCCCCGTCAGTGTCTCGCCGACGGCCTCGGCCAGCCCGAGCGCCAGCGCCTCGCCGTCCACCTCGGCGAGCCCGAGCGCGAGCCCTTCACCGACAGCGGGCCACTCGGCGTCCCCGCCCTCCGGCTCCACCCCGACGCCGACCCCCACCCCCACACCGACCCCCACGCCGACGGCGACCCCGACGCCTCCGGCCGTGCTGAACGTGCCGAACGTGCTCAACCTGACCGTCTCCGCGGCCGACGCGGCGATCAAGGCCGCGGGCTTCAACCCGAACAACGTGACCGTGGTCCCGGACTGCCTGACGGCTCGCCAGAAGATCTTCACGGTCCATGACCAGACCCCGGCGGGCGGCAGCAAGGCCAAGCCGACGGCGCAGTTCCAGCTGACGGCGACCTCCAACACCTGCATCGCGTACCCCTACGTGACCGGCACGGACGGCGGGCAGGCGTTCAAGGCCCTGGTGGCGGCGGGCTTCAGCTCCGGCAACATCACCATGACGTCGTGCAGCTACGGCGGCGTCGTGACCAGCGAGAGCCCCGCCTACGCGCGCCAGTACCTGCTTCCGGACACGAAGATCAGTCTCACGCTCCAGTGCAACATCGGCTAG
- the otsB gene encoding trehalose-phosphatase, with amino-acid sequence MGIPEPSTPAGAAGLAALLAAPQRAVVALDFDGTLAPIVADPDQARAHPGAAPALARLAPLIGGVVVVTGRPAALAVRYGGFAGVAGLEQLTVLGHYGAERWDARSGAVRAPALHPGIAALRGELPGALDAAGAWQGTWIEDKGRAVAVHTRRAEDPDAALAALEAPLRALASRHGLAVEPGRMVLELRPPGMDKGVALADFLTEQRAGSVLYAGDDLGDVAAFDAVDKLRAGGLPGVLAYSAPATGEPPLAAIADRADLTVPGPAGVVALLDALADAISAGPAAAPGSAAAG; translated from the coding sequence ATGGGTATTCCCGAGCCGAGCACCCCCGCAGGAGCCGCCGGCCTGGCCGCGCTGCTCGCCGCGCCCCAACGCGCGGTCGTCGCCCTCGACTTCGACGGGACGCTGGCCCCGATCGTGGCCGACCCCGACCAGGCCCGCGCCCATCCCGGGGCGGCCCCCGCGCTGGCGCGGCTGGCGCCGCTGATCGGCGGCGTCGTCGTGGTCACCGGCCGCCCGGCCGCGCTGGCCGTGCGGTACGGCGGGTTCGCCGGGGTCGCGGGGCTCGAGCAGCTGACCGTGCTGGGCCACTACGGCGCCGAACGCTGGGACGCCCGCAGCGGTGCGGTCAGGGCGCCCGCACTGCACCCGGGGATCGCCGCGCTCCGCGGGGAGTTGCCCGGCGCGCTCGACGCGGCCGGGGCCTGGCAGGGCACCTGGATCGAGGACAAGGGCCGGGCCGTCGCGGTCCACACCCGCCGCGCCGAGGACCCGGACGCGGCCCTCGCCGCGCTGGAGGCGCCGCTGCGCGCACTGGCCTCGCGGCACGGCCTTGCGGTCGAGCCGGGCCGGATGGTGCTGGAACTGCGGCCGCCCGGCATGGACAAGGGCGTGGCCCTGGCCGACTTCCTGACCGAGCAGCGGGCCGGATCGGTTCTGTACGCGGGCGACGACCTGGGCGACGTGGCCGCGTTCGACGCGGTCGACAAGCTGCGCGCGGGCGGCCTGCCCGGCGTGCTCGCCTACAGCGCTCCGGCGACGGGCGAGCCGCCGCTGGCCGCGATCGCGGACCGCGCGGACCTCACCGTGCCGGGTCCGGCCGGGGTCGTCGCGCTGCTGGACGCGCTGGCGGACGCGATCAGCGCCGGGCCCGCTGCTGCTCCCGGATCCGCCGCAGCCGGTTGA
- a CDS encoding DUF3263 domain-containing protein, whose translation MADELSARERAVLTFEGRPWRTRGAKDAAIREELGLSPTRYTQVLNALLDREAALAQEPVLVNRLRRIREQQRARR comes from the coding sequence GTGGCGGACGAGCTGAGCGCGCGGGAGCGCGCGGTGCTGACCTTCGAGGGGCGTCCGTGGCGGACGCGCGGGGCGAAGGACGCGGCGATCCGCGAGGAGCTCGGCCTGTCGCCCACGCGCTACACGCAGGTGCTCAACGCCCTGCTCGACCGGGAGGCCGCGCTCGCGCAGGAGCCCGTGCTGGTCAACCGGCTGCGGCGGATCCGGGAGCAGCAGCGGGCCCGGCGCTGA
- a CDS encoding cupin domain-containing protein, giving the protein MTSFAVHIPDAELEPDPLDPGQILSGTPEVSGKVLWESEDGKQIRGIWQITPGVVTDTEADELFVVVSGRATIAVSGGPTFDVGPGDACVLREGDETTWTVHETLRKAYHITLP; this is encoded by the coding sequence ATGACCAGTTTCGCCGTACACATCCCCGACGCCGAACTCGAGCCGGACCCGCTCGACCCCGGCCAGATCCTCTCCGGCACGCCGGAGGTCTCCGGCAAGGTCCTGTGGGAGTCGGAGGACGGCAAGCAGATCCGCGGCATCTGGCAGATCACCCCGGGCGTCGTCACCGACACCGAGGCCGACGAACTGTTCGTCGTCGTCTCCGGCCGCGCCACCATCGCCGTCTCCGGCGGCCCCACCTTCGACGTCGGCCCCGGCGACGCCTGCGTGCTCCGCGAGGGCGACGAGACCACCTGGACCGTCCACGAGACGCTCCGCAAGGCGTACCACATCACCCTGCCGTAG
- a CDS encoding carbohydrate ABC transporter permease codes for MPATLKKTALATLAWLLALAFLAPYAEMVLTAVRPAGELRDNGYLPHHFQWGNFLDVWSHTTIGQNLQVSLLVAAGATALTLLVALPAAYYTARIRFRGRKLFLLLVLVTQMFQPAALQVGLAREFTSLGMMDSDLTLIIANAAFNLAFAVWILSAYISSIPAELEEAAMIDGTSRIGALFKVTLPLALPGVVTCVIFTFITAWNEFIMGLILINTPSKQPLTVGIDSMIGAYNPQWNYMFAASVVAIIPVVILFASIERHVVSGLTAGSVK; via the coding sequence ATGCCCGCCACCCTCAAGAAGACCGCCCTGGCCACCCTCGCCTGGCTCCTGGCCCTGGCCTTCCTGGCCCCCTACGCCGAAATGGTCCTCACCGCCGTCCGCCCCGCCGGCGAACTACGCGACAACGGCTACCTCCCCCACCACTTCCAATGGGGCAACTTCCTCGACGTCTGGTCCCACACCACCATCGGCCAGAACCTCCAGGTCTCCCTCCTGGTCGCCGCCGGCGCCACCGCACTGACCCTGCTCGTCGCCCTCCCGGCCGCCTACTACACCGCCCGCATCCGCTTCCGCGGCCGCAAACTCTTCCTCCTGCTGGTCCTGGTCACCCAGATGTTCCAGCCCGCCGCCCTCCAGGTCGGCCTCGCCCGCGAATTCACCTCGCTCGGCATGATGGACTCCGACCTCACCCTGATCATCGCCAACGCCGCCTTCAACCTCGCCTTCGCGGTCTGGATCCTGTCCGCCTACATCTCCTCCATCCCCGCCGAACTGGAGGAGGCCGCCATGATCGACGGCACCAGCCGCATCGGCGCCCTCTTCAAGGTCACCCTCCCCCTCGCCCTCCCCGGCGTCGTCACCTGCGTGATCTTCACCTTCATCACGGCCTGGAACGAATTCATCATGGGCCTGATCCTCATCAACACCCCCTCCAAACAACCCCTCACCGTCGGCATCGACTCCATGATCGGCGCCTACAACCCCCAGTGGAACTACATGTTCGCCGCCTCCGTCGTCGCGATCATCCCCGTCGTCATCCTCTTCGCCTCCATCGAACGCCACGTCGTCTCCGGCCTCACCGCCGGATCCGTGAAATGA
- a CDS encoding carbohydrate ABC transporter permease, with translation MSQKTAAPAAAPSAKAAKAPKAAKPTAAGGRNSLARLGPLPWIGPCIALILLVVVWPVVEMVLTSTHKISGLGIDFGFNGIGRYQKLFSDPRLGTVMLWTLVWTVLVVGFTMVISLALAQLYNQNFPGRKYTRWALIIPWAASVIVTSIGFRWMLDEVAGVLNRLMLDLHLIHSAQNWTGDAAHSKPWLILVAVFVSLPFTTYTLLAGLQTVPGEVYEAARVDGATTWQTYLKITLPLLRPSFLVALVINLINVFNSFPVIWGMTQGGPNTDTSTSTVFMFILGQTDVGESAAMSVVNFAVVIAMVLLFLKVSRWNEES, from the coding sequence ATGTCCCAGAAGACCGCCGCGCCCGCCGCGGCCCCGTCCGCGAAGGCGGCAAAGGCGCCCAAGGCCGCCAAGCCCACCGCTGCCGGTGGGCGTAACAGTCTGGCCCGGTTGGGTCCGTTGCCCTGGATCGGTCCGTGCATCGCGCTGATCCTGCTGGTGGTGGTCTGGCCCGTCGTCGAGATGGTGCTGACCTCGACCCACAAGATCAGCGGCCTCGGCATCGACTTCGGCTTCAACGGCATCGGCCGCTACCAGAAACTCTTCAGCGACCCCCGCCTGGGCACCGTCATGCTGTGGACCCTGGTCTGGACCGTCCTGGTCGTCGGCTTCACCATGGTCATCTCCCTGGCCCTGGCCCAGCTCTACAACCAGAACTTCCCCGGCCGCAAGTACACCCGCTGGGCCCTGATCATCCCCTGGGCCGCCTCCGTCATCGTCACCTCCATCGGCTTCCGCTGGATGCTCGACGAGGTCGCCGGCGTCCTCAACCGCCTCATGCTCGACCTCCACCTCATCCACAGCGCCCAGAACTGGACCGGCGACGCCGCCCACTCCAAACCCTGGCTCATCCTGGTCGCCGTCTTCGTCTCCCTCCCCTTCACCACCTACACCCTCCTCGCCGGCCTGCAGACCGTCCCCGGCGAGGTCTACGAAGCCGCCCGCGTCGACGGCGCCACCACCTGGCAGACCTACCTCAAAATCACCCTCCCCCTGCTCCGCCCCTCCTTCCTGGTCGCCCTCGTCATCAACCTCATCAACGTCTTCAACTCCTTCCCCGTCATCTGGGGCATGACCCAGGGCGGACCCAACACCGACACCTCCACCTCGACGGTCTTCATGTTCATCCTCGGCCAGACCGACGTCGGCGAATCCGCCGCCATGTCCGTCGTCAACTTCGCCGTCGTCATCGCCATGGTGCTGCTCTTCCTCAAGGTCAGCCGCTGGAACGAGGAGAGCTGA
- a CDS encoding extracellular solute-binding protein: MKRRMLALSAVGVVGALALTACSSSGNGGGSSSADGVTTIKFVAADYGSNGQNPSQAYWDGVVKAFETANPKVKVDLQVINWNDISTKLATMVQNKQYPDIVEGPGYASFAQSGLLYTVNDVLDSSVQSNLIPALAKAGQQNGTAYGVPFVSSSRAFLINNALWKKAGLPMNGNQAVAPKTWADVETAATKMKAAGVSIPLGLPLGSEEAQAESFMWEMNNGGGYVDASGKWVINSAANVATFKQLGKWVDAGLTEKDPGSVKRTDLYADFASGKVGMLNGMPIQLDDIKKNNLDVTWASLPTAQAGGTPQTLGVGDWIYGFKSGGHAAQIKAFLDFAFQKDNQVKFDEEYNLLPVTNDAVTQVSSDVPALVPFLKALPAAQFVPVSNPAWDTVNAQVKTQIGGALKDPQGVLTTLQTAATSAGQ; encoded by the coding sequence TTGAAGCGTCGTATGCTCGCCCTCTCGGCAGTCGGCGTCGTCGGTGCCCTTGCGCTGACGGCTTGTAGCAGCAGCGGCAACGGCGGCGGAAGCTCTTCCGCGGACGGTGTCACCACGATCAAGTTCGTGGCCGCGGACTACGGGTCCAACGGCCAGAACCCCAGCCAGGCGTACTGGGACGGCGTCGTCAAGGCCTTCGAGACGGCGAACCCGAAGGTCAAGGTCGACCTCCAGGTGATCAACTGGAACGACATCTCCACCAAGCTCGCCACGATGGTCCAGAACAAGCAGTACCCGGACATCGTCGAGGGCCCGGGCTACGCGAGCTTCGCGCAGAGCGGCCTGCTCTACACGGTCAACGACGTGCTGGACTCCTCGGTCCAGAGCAACCTGATCCCCGCGCTGGCCAAGGCCGGCCAGCAGAACGGCACCGCCTACGGCGTCCCGTTCGTCTCCTCCTCCCGCGCGTTCCTGATCAACAACGCGCTGTGGAAGAAGGCCGGTCTGCCGATGAACGGCAACCAGGCCGTCGCGCCGAAGACCTGGGCCGACGTGGAGACCGCCGCCACCAAGATGAAGGCCGCCGGGGTGTCGATCCCGCTGGGTCTGCCGCTGGGCTCGGAGGAGGCGCAGGCCGAGTCGTTCATGTGGGAGATGAACAACGGCGGCGGCTACGTCGACGCGAGCGGCAAGTGGGTGATCAACTCGGCCGCGAACGTGGCCACGTTCAAGCAGCTGGGCAAGTGGGTGGACGCGGGCCTGACCGAGAAGGACCCGGGCTCGGTCAAGCGCACCGACCTGTACGCCGACTTCGCCTCGGGCAAGGTCGGCATGCTCAACGGCATGCCGATCCAGCTGGACGACATCAAGAAGAACAACCTGGACGTGACCTGGGCGTCGCTGCCCACCGCGCAGGCCGGCGGCACCCCGCAGACCCTGGGCGTGGGCGACTGGATCTACGGCTTCAAGTCGGGCGGCCACGCCGCGCAGATCAAGGCGTTCCTCGACTTCGCCTTCCAGAAGGACAACCAGGTCAAGTTCGACGAGGAGTACAACCTCCTCCCGGTCACCAACGACGCTGTCACGCAGGTCAGCTCGGACGTCCCGGCGCTGGTCCCGTTCCTGAAGGCGCTGCCCGCCGCGCAGTTCGTGCCGGTCTCCAACCCGGCCTGGGACACCGTCAACGCGCAGGTCAAGACCCAGATCGGCGGCGCGCTCAAGGACCCGCAGGGCGTCCTGACCACCCTGCAGACCGCCGCCACCTCGGCCGGCCAGTAA
- a CDS encoding ROK family protein gives MKHVIALDVGGTGMKAALVAPDGSLLHEDRRPTGRDQGTSAVVAGILDFAADLRDEGRRRFGVTAEAAGVVVPGTIDEAEGVAVFSANLGWRDLPMRKLLGERLGIPVALGHDVRTGALAEGRLGAGRGVSRFLFIALGTGIAGGIGIDGRIESGAHGNGGEIGHVVVRPGGPDCGCGARGCLETIASASAVGRAWAAASGDPAATAADCARAVSAGDPRAVTVWTEALSALADGIVMAHSLLDTGTVIIGGGLAEAGDTLFAPLRVAVTERLSFQMPPALVPAMLKDTAACLGAGLLAWDLLSLEVTA, from the coding sequence GTGAAGCACGTCATCGCTCTCGACGTCGGCGGGACCGGCATGAAGGCCGCCCTGGTCGCCCCCGACGGTTCTCTGCTGCATGAGGACCGCCGCCCAACCGGCCGCGACCAAGGCACCTCCGCCGTCGTGGCCGGCATCCTCGACTTCGCCGCGGACCTGCGCGACGAAGGACGGCGGCGCTTCGGCGTGACCGCCGAGGCCGCCGGAGTCGTGGTGCCCGGCACCATCGACGAGGCCGAGGGCGTCGCGGTCTTCTCCGCCAACCTGGGCTGGCGGGACCTGCCGATGCGCAAGCTGCTCGGCGAACGCCTCGGCATCCCCGTCGCGCTCGGCCACGACGTGCGCACCGGCGCACTCGCCGAGGGCCGACTGGGCGCCGGGCGCGGGGTCTCCCGTTTCCTCTTCATCGCGCTGGGCACCGGCATCGCCGGCGGCATCGGCATCGACGGGAGGATCGAGTCCGGTGCCCACGGCAACGGCGGCGAGATCGGCCATGTCGTGGTCCGTCCCGGCGGGCCCGACTGCGGTTGCGGCGCCCGCGGCTGTCTGGAGACCATCGCCTCCGCCTCCGCCGTGGGCCGTGCCTGGGCCGCCGCGTCCGGCGATCCCGCCGCGACGGCCGCCGACTGCGCCCGCGCGGTGTCGGCCGGGGACCCGCGCGCGGTGACCGTCTGGACCGAGGCGCTCTCGGCGCTCGCCGACGGGATCGTGATGGCCCACAGCCTTCTCGACACCGGCACCGTGATCATCGGTGGCGGGCTCGCCGAGGCCGGCGACACCCTCTTCGCACCCCTGCGCGTCGCGGTCACGGAACGGTTGTCGTTCCAGATGCCGCCCGCGCTCGTACCGGCGATGCTCAAAGACACCGCCGCTTGCCTGGGTGCGGGACTCCTCGCCTGGGATCTGCTCTCCTTGGAGGTGACCGCGTGA
- the nagA gene encoding N-acetylglucosamine-6-phosphate deacetylase has product MSNAERTVLAGARLVLPTGVVENGKIAVENGTITEIAAPVTPPDGAAPALDLTGFTVVPGFVDMHVHGGGGASYHSGTAEQIIKAARTHLEHGTTTTVASTVTGEIDHLCRQAGLLSELVEDGVLAGIHFEGPFISTNRCGAHEPDLLRDPDPALVRKLVDAARGAARMVTLAPELEGGIESIRLLVDRGVIAAIGHTDASYDKTLAGIDAGATVATHLFNAMPGLAHRAPGPVAALLEDERVTVELIGDGVHLHPAVVDLAFRGAGAERVALVTDAMDAAGFGDGDYMLGPMAVKVREGVARLAEGGSIAGSTLTLDVAFKRAVNVNGLAPEVVSRMLSLNPARQLGLADRLGSLEVGKRADLVVLDGQYDVVAVMREGVWAVGADKLTDRVPVPN; this is encoded by the coding sequence GTGAGCAACGCGGAGCGCACTGTGCTGGCCGGGGCCAGGCTCGTCCTGCCCACCGGCGTCGTCGAGAACGGGAAGATCGCCGTCGAGAACGGGACGATCACCGAGATCGCGGCTCCGGTCACTCCCCCCGACGGTGCGGCGCCCGCCCTCGACCTCACCGGCTTCACCGTGGTCCCCGGCTTCGTGGACATGCACGTCCACGGCGGCGGCGGGGCGTCCTACCACTCCGGCACCGCCGAGCAGATCATCAAGGCGGCGCGCACGCACCTGGAGCACGGCACCACCACGACGGTGGCCTCGACGGTCACCGGCGAGATCGACCACCTGTGCCGTCAGGCCGGGCTGCTGAGCGAGCTGGTCGAGGACGGCGTGCTGGCCGGGATCCACTTCGAGGGCCCCTTCATCAGCACCAACCGCTGCGGCGCGCACGAGCCCGACCTGCTGCGCGACCCCGACCCCGCGCTGGTGCGCAAGCTCGTCGACGCGGCGCGCGGCGCGGCGCGCATGGTCACGCTCGCCCCCGAACTCGAGGGTGGCATCGAGTCGATCCGCCTGCTCGTCGACCGAGGCGTGATCGCGGCCATCGGCCACACCGACGCCAGCTACGACAAGACGCTGGCCGGGATCGACGCCGGCGCGACCGTCGCCACCCACCTCTTCAACGCGATGCCGGGCCTGGCCCACCGCGCCCCGGGGCCGGTCGCCGCACTGCTGGAGGACGAGCGGGTCACCGTCGAGCTCATCGGCGACGGCGTCCACCTGCACCCGGCCGTGGTGGACCTCGCCTTCCGCGGCGCGGGTGCGGAGCGCGTGGCGCTGGTCACGGACGCGATGGACGCGGCGGGCTTCGGCGACGGCGACTACATGCTCGGCCCGATGGCCGTGAAGGTCCGCGAGGGTGTCGCCCGTCTCGCCGAGGGGGGCTCGATCGCGGGCTCGACGCTGACCCTGGACGTCGCGTTCAAGCGCGCGGTGAACGTCAACGGGCTGGCGCCGGAGGTGGTCAGCCGGATGCTGTCGCTGAACCCGGCCCGCCAGTTGGGGCTCGCCGACCGGCTGGGGTCGCTGGAGGTCGGCAAGCGCGCGGACCTGGTGGTCCTGGACGGCCAGTACGACGTCGTCGCCGTGATGCGCGAAGGCGTCTGGGCCGTGGGCGCCGACAAGCTCACGGACCGGGTGCCGGTGCCCAACTGA
- a CDS encoding CBM35 domain-containing protein → MIGAVAVVVAIAIGIGFALFGNTGKKNDSATGSGTTQTAAATGGASASASSSPGSTLPGAADAATMTLQNTAATTTVPGAKAAGGSSVPLTGANQSVTWTVNVPADGKYYLWIRYDNPGNKAAKGTLLVSGKKSRDIDFKTYSDTTDPANAWYRTYNTPDLTAGQVQITIQGDDGQPPISIDQLALTTDKVSPW, encoded by the coding sequence ATGATCGGCGCAGTGGCCGTGGTCGTCGCCATCGCCATCGGCATCGGCTTCGCCCTCTTCGGCAACACCGGCAAGAAGAACGACTCCGCCACCGGCTCCGGCACCACGCAGACCGCGGCGGCGACGGGCGGCGCCTCCGCGTCCGCCTCCTCGTCCCCCGGGTCCACCCTGCCCGGCGCCGCGGACGCGGCCACCATGACGCTGCAGAACACCGCGGCGACGACCACGGTGCCCGGCGCCAAGGCAGCCGGCGGCAGCTCGGTGCCGCTGACGGGCGCGAACCAGAGCGTCACCTGGACGGTCAACGTCCCCGCGGACGGCAAGTACTACCTCTGGATCCGCTACGACAACCCGGGCAACAAGGCGGCCAAGGGCACGCTGCTGGTGAGCGGCAAGAAGAGCCGTGACATCGACTTCAAGACCTACAGCGACACCACCGACCCGGCCAACGCCTGGTACCGCACCTACAACACCCCGGACCTGACGGCCGGACAGGTGCAGATCACCATCCAGGGCGACGACGGCCAGCCGCCGATCTCCATCGACCAGCTCGCGCTGACCACCGACAAGGTCAGCCCCTGGTGA
- a CDS encoding sensor domain-containing diguanylate cyclase, which translates to METDPEPYVRLATLRTLHRIIADLNAARSLAGTLQAVVEGAVTGLGFDSAVVNMVRPDGELVVAAVWEIGTEGQAEEGINSLLGQIGSRESWNRLLNAGDVWGSLVFVPHDRGWARSVDIPTWGGGTGYAVQGAWHPEDMLLAPMYSFGGELLGVLSVDRPRNGRRPGPWTREALEMFAQQAGIAIGNARLRAEMQRALIRLEREQQVLLASEESYRQAFEYAPSGMALTELHGEQRGRLTRVNDALCRLLGRSRSALHRQSFADLVHPEDAAKLRGIATENGRAEVRLARRDGGWFWVTLRNSVVSDATEGAMYLLTHVEDIEDRKRHELQLAHRASHDALTGLPNAAELKARLRLRLCDHPNVLLPAVAHRPGGLGAFGGYGGYEEGDPGGFADHAGFGVALPDGGAAHAYGHPAAGEGGGYDHVHAVLPDEADGTAQGGRALAVLFCDLNGFKGINDRHGHNAGDATLIEVARRLQHVVREGDTVARLGGDEFVVLADGVDRERAKDLADRLRTAVTPPIRWENRTLRVGVSIGIGWAGCGMSIDEVLHTADELMYVEKRARAGGGARSHRRAG; encoded by the coding sequence TTGGAAACCGACCCGGAGCCCTACGTCCGCTTGGCGACGCTGCGCACCCTCCACCGCATCATCGCCGACCTGAACGCCGCCCGCAGCCTCGCGGGAACCCTCCAGGCCGTCGTCGAGGGAGCCGTGACCGGTCTCGGCTTCGACAGCGCCGTGGTGAACATGGTCCGGCCCGACGGGGAGCTCGTGGTCGCCGCCGTCTGGGAGATCGGCACGGAGGGCCAGGCCGAGGAGGGCATCAACAGCCTGCTGGGCCAGATCGGCTCGCGGGAGTCGTGGAACCGGCTGCTCAACGCTGGGGACGTCTGGGGCAGTCTGGTCTTCGTCCCGCACGACCGCGGCTGGGCCAGATCCGTGGACATCCCCACCTGGGGTGGGGGGACCGGCTACGCCGTGCAGGGCGCCTGGCACCCCGAGGACATGCTGCTCGCCCCGATGTACAGCTTCGGCGGCGAGCTGCTCGGCGTGCTCTCCGTGGACCGGCCGCGCAACGGGCGCCGGCCCGGCCCGTGGACGCGCGAGGCGCTGGAGATGTTCGCCCAGCAGGCCGGCATCGCGATCGGCAACGCGCGCCTGCGCGCGGAGATGCAGCGGGCGCTGATCCGGCTGGAGCGCGAGCAGCAGGTGCTGCTCGCCAGCGAGGAGAGCTACCGGCAGGCCTTCGAGTACGCCCCGAGCGGCATGGCGCTGACCGAGCTGCACGGCGAGCAGCGGGGGCGGCTCACCCGGGTCAACGACGCCCTGTGCCGACTGCTGGGCCGGTCCAGGTCCGCGCTGCACCGGCAGTCCTTCGCCGACCTGGTGCACCCCGAGGACGCGGCCAAGCTGCGCGGCATCGCGACCGAGAACGGCCGCGCCGAGGTCAGACTCGCCAGACGCGACGGCGGCTGGTTCTGGGTCACCCTGCGCAACTCCGTGGTCTCCGACGCCACCGAGGGCGCGATGTACCTGCTGACCCACGTCGAGGACATCGAGGACCGTAAGCGCCACGAGCTGCAGCTGGCCCACCGGGCCAGCCACGACGCGCTGACCGGCCTGCCCAACGCCGCCGAGCTCAAGGCCCGGCTGCGGTTGCGGCTGTGCGACCACCCGAACGTCCTGCTGCCCGCCGTCGCCCACCGCCCCGGCGGCCTCGGCGCGTTCGGCGGCTACGGCGGCTACGAGGAGGGGGACCCGGGCGGGTTCGCGGACCACGCGGGCTTCGGTGTCGCCCTCCCCGACGGCGGCGCGGCGCACGCGTACGGGCATCCGGCCGCGGGGGAGGGCGGTGGGTACGACCACGTCCACGCGGTGCTCCCCGACGAGGCCGACGGCACCGCTCAGGGCGGCAGAGCCCTGGCGGTGCTCTTCTGCGACCTGAACGGCTTCAAGGGCATCAACGACCGCCACGGCCACAACGCGGGCGACGCCACCCTGATCGAGGTCGCCCGGCGGCTCCAGCACGTGGTCCGCGAGGGCGACACCGTCGCCAGGCTCGGCGGCGACGAGTTCGTGGTCCTCGCCGACGGCGTGGACCGCGAGCGGGCCAAGGACCTGGCCGACCGGCTGAGAACCGCGGTCACCCCGCCGATCCGCTGGGAGAACCGCACCCTGCGGGTGGGCGTGAGCATCGGCATCGGCTGGGCCGGTTGCGGGATGAGCATCGACGAGGTACTCCACACGGCCGACGAGCTGATGTACGTCGAAAAGCGCGCCCGTGCGGGTGGCGGCGCCCGCTCGCACCGCCGCGCGGGCTGA